In Actinomycetes bacterium, one DNA window encodes the following:
- a CDS encoding 2-oxoacid:acceptor oxidoreductase subunit alpha, which produces MPPAKHVEQRDRVIIRFAGDSGDGMQLTGDRFTTETASFGNDLSTLPDFPAEIRAPAGTLPGVSAFQLHFADHDIMTPGDRPDVLVAMNPAALKANLGDLARGADVIVNTDEFTGRNLTRVGYAANPLEDGSLEAYNVHPIALTSMTVEALKGFDITKKEAERAKNMFALGLLSWLYNRPTEGTVRFLKAKFARNEAIMQANLTAFEAGWSFGETTEDFSVSYEIKPARLPTGTYRNISGNLALSYGLVAASQRTGLPLFLGSYPITPASDILHELSKHKRFGVRTFQAEDEIAAVGAALGAAYGGSLAVTSTSGPGLALKAETIGLGVSLELPLIVVDVQRAGPSTGMPTKTEQADLLQAMFGRNGEAPVPIVAPRSPADCFDTALEAARIATAFRVPVILLSDGYLANGSEPWLVPTVDELPDLRVAFATEPNGEEDGQPVFQPYLRDPETLARPWAVPGTAGLEHRIGGIEKADITGNISYDPANHDFMVRTRQAKVEAVAATIPPLEVEDPSGHARVLVLGWGSTYGPIGAACRRVRSAGGVVAQTHLRHLNPFPADLGEVLRRYDKVLVPEMNLGYGFGGQLAMLVRAKYLVDAIGYNQIRGLPFKAEELATVITNVIEDLQ; this is translated from the coding sequence GAGCAGCGCGACCGGGTGATCATCCGGTTCGCGGGCGACTCCGGTGACGGGATGCAGCTGACCGGCGACCGCTTCACGACGGAGACCGCGTCGTTCGGCAACGACCTGTCGACGCTGCCCGATTTCCCCGCCGAGATCCGGGCGCCGGCCGGGACCCTGCCCGGCGTCTCGGCCTTCCAGCTGCACTTCGCCGACCACGACATCATGACGCCGGGGGACCGGCCGGACGTGCTGGTCGCGATGAACCCGGCGGCCCTCAAGGCCAACCTCGGCGACCTCGCCCGGGGCGCCGACGTGATCGTCAACACCGACGAGTTCACCGGCCGCAACCTGACCCGCGTCGGCTACGCCGCCAACCCGCTCGAGGACGGCTCCCTCGAGGCCTACAACGTGCACCCGATCGCGCTGACCTCGATGACGGTCGAGGCGCTCAAGGGCTTCGACATCACCAAGAAGGAGGCCGAGCGCGCCAAGAACATGTTCGCGCTGGGCCTGCTCTCCTGGCTCTACAACCGCCCGACCGAGGGCACCGTGCGGTTCCTCAAGGCCAAGTTCGCCCGCAACGAGGCGATCATGCAGGCCAACCTCACCGCCTTCGAGGCGGGCTGGTCCTTCGGCGAGACGACCGAGGACTTCTCGGTGTCGTACGAGATCAAGCCGGCCCGGCTGCCGACCGGGACCTACCGCAACATCTCCGGCAACCTCGCCCTGTCCTACGGGCTGGTCGCCGCCTCGCAGCGCACCGGACTGCCGCTCTTCCTGGGCTCCTACCCGATCACCCCGGCCTCCGACATCCTGCACGAGCTGAGCAAGCACAAGCGGTTCGGCGTGCGGACCTTCCAGGCCGAGGACGAGATCGCGGCCGTCGGTGCGGCGCTGGGCGCGGCGTACGGCGGCTCGCTCGCGGTCACCTCGACCTCGGGCCCCGGGCTGGCCCTGAAGGCCGAGACGATCGGGCTCGGCGTGTCGCTGGAGCTGCCGCTGATCGTCGTCGACGTGCAGCGCGCCGGTCCGTCGACCGGCATGCCGACCAAGACCGAGCAGGCCGACCTGCTGCAGGCGATGTTCGGCCGCAACGGCGAGGCACCGGTGCCGATCGTGGCGCCGCGCTCGCCCGCCGACTGCTTCGACACCGCCCTGGAGGCGGCCCGGATCGCGACCGCCTTCCGGGTGCCGGTCATCCTGCTCTCCGACGGCTACCTCGCCAACGGCTCCGAGCCGTGGCTGGTCCCGACCGTCGACGAGCTGCCCGACCTGCGGGTGGCCTTCGCGACCGAGCCCAACGGCGAGGAGGACGGCCAGCCGGTCTTCCAGCCCTACCTGCGCGACCCGGAGACGCTGGCCCGGCCGTGGGCCGTCCCGGGCACCGCCGGGCTGGAGCACCGGATCGGCGGCATCGAGAAGGCCGACATCACCGGCAACATCTCCTACGACCCGGCCAACCACGACTTCATGGTCCGCACCCGGCAGGCCAAGGTCGAGGCGGTGGCCGCGACGATCCCGCCGCTCGAGGTCGAGGACCCGTCGGGGCACGCCCGGGTGCTCGTCCTGGGCTGGGGGTCGACGTACGGCCCGATCGGCGCCGCCTGCCGACGGGTGCGCAGCGCCGGCGGCGTGGTCGCCCAGACGCACCTGCGCCACCTCAACCCTTTCCCGGCCGACCTGGGCGAGGTTCTGCGCCGCTACGACAAGGTGCTCGTCCCGGAGATGAACCTCGGCTACGGCTTCGGCGGCCAGCTGGCAATGCTGGTCCGCGCCAAGTACCTCGTCGACGCCATCGGCTACAACCAGATCCGTGGGCTGCCCTTCAAGGCGGAGGAGCTCGCGACCGTCATCACCAACGTGATCGAGGACCTTCAGTGA